One genomic segment of Natrialbaceae archaeon AArc-T1-2 includes these proteins:
- a CDS encoding sodium:solute symporter family protein, whose protein sequence is MAYTTMAVIDTMTDPLIVTMALYFIATIAVALWFGRHAGEDYISFTLAGRDLGLFVYMMTYFATFVGGGLIMGVAQEAFIDGISAQWYAMTQGLAWITITILIGFLYSFKVVSVPELLGRVFGRYTQFFAAIFTVIGQVALTAGQTIGMASIIAVATDIPLDVAFWVSVAVFIAITAYGGMASVAWADAFHGVLIIVGMVIAIPMAVSNAGGLGTISGGVPDPHLSWFGVGLIQIGSWYLMYITVAGANQQMLQRTWSAKSRRVAILGTFLAGSVIVGFGILTATAGMIANAHGANIDSSMAFAWTLTEMLPPVFAGLLLAASVAAVMSGADSFLLAGATTFVNDLYIPLRGGRKRLSDKHLVLMTRLTIIGFGVFAALIAQTGIEIVAINTLGMGVMSILFAGILAMLWEKTTRQSALPAFVVGGTVVFIWGVVLGEPELLGQGSLETAVPATAATLIVIAVLSYAGYGERFDVDEVREAAAAQMQEIRDERTEQITATDDDD, encoded by the coding sequence ATGGCATACACAACCATGGCAGTCATTGACACCATGACCGATCCGTTAATCGTCACAATGGCCCTGTATTTCATCGCGACGATCGCCGTTGCCCTGTGGTTCGGGCGCCACGCCGGCGAGGATTATATCTCGTTCACGCTTGCCGGACGGGATCTCGGACTGTTCGTTTACATGATGACCTACTTCGCGACGTTCGTCGGTGGCGGGTTGATCATGGGCGTCGCACAGGAGGCGTTCATCGACGGAATCAGCGCACAGTGGTACGCGATGACCCAGGGGCTCGCCTGGATAACGATAACGATCCTCATTGGCTTTCTTTACTCGTTCAAGGTCGTCAGCGTGCCGGAACTGCTCGGACGCGTCTTCGGTCGATACACGCAGTTTTTCGCGGCCATCTTCACCGTCATCGGCCAGGTTGCCCTGACCGCCGGCCAGACCATTGGTATGGCGTCTATCATCGCGGTCGCTACCGACATTCCGCTCGACGTTGCCTTCTGGGTCAGCGTCGCCGTCTTCATCGCCATCACCGCCTACGGCGGCATGGCGTCGGTCGCCTGGGCCGACGCCTTCCACGGCGTTCTCATCATCGTCGGGATGGTGATCGCGATCCCCATGGCGGTGAGTAACGCCGGCGGTCTGGGCACCATCTCGGGCGGCGTTCCGGACCCACATCTTAGCTGGTTCGGCGTCGGGTTGATCCAGATCGGCTCGTGGTATCTCATGTACATCACCGTCGCCGGGGCGAACCAGCAGATGCTCCAGCGGACCTGGTCGGCAAAGAGTCGCCGAGTCGCGATTCTTGGCACCTTCCTCGCCGGCTCGGTTATCGTCGGGTTCGGCATTCTCACCGCGACCGCGGGAATGATCGCCAACGCACACGGTGCAAACATCGACTCCTCGATGGCGTTCGCGTGGACGCTCACCGAAATGCTCCCGCCGGTGTTCGCCGGACTGTTGCTCGCAGCCTCCGTCGCCGCGGTGATGAGCGGCGCCGACTCGTTCCTCCTCGCCGGCGCGACGACGTTCGTCAACGACCTCTACATCCCACTCCGTGGCGGCCGCAAGCGGCTCTCGGACAAACACCTCGTCCTGATGACCCGGCTGACGATCATCGGCTTCGGCGTCTTCGCCGCGTTGATCGCCCAGACCGGAATCGAAATCGTCGCTATCAACACGCTCGGAATGGGGGTCATGTCCATCCTCTTTGCCGGCATCCTCGCGATGTTGTGGGAGAAAACCACCCGCCAGTCGGCGCTTCCGGCCTTCGTCGTCGGCGGAACCGTCGTGTTCATCTGGGGCGTCGTCCTCGGCGAACCGGAACTACTCGGACAGGGCTCGCTCGAGACCGCCGTTCCCGCGACCGCCGCAACCCTCATCGTGATCGCCGTGCTTAGCTACGCCGGATACGGTGAGCGCTTCGACGTCGACGAAGTCCGCGAGGCCGCGGCGGCCCAAATGCAGGAGATTCGCGACGAACGAACCGAACAGATAACTGCGACCGACGACGACGACTGA
- a CDS encoding sodium:solute symporter family protein: protein MTTVALTIIALYVVVTIAIGWYGYVRTGHTPAEYFLAGGTLGVVVFPLTMFATLMSAFIFLGSAGWGYEHGMGWFALLGVEVIAGIPLALIGLKVWRVGKRYGVITPTELVGRIYDSDATKLVVLVVQFVWAVPYLAIQAMGGGILFETITDGAMSFTQGAVLISVVTAVYLTLGGLRSVAWSDVLQGLSMVVLLIAALVWLYPSLEPTAAAQTLATETGHLEPAGDRGFFTPGIWLSFLLMNTMAIIAYPQMFQRFLAAEDERAFRSLLVWWPIMVVVAVLVPVLLGVWGAAAMPGLEDPDTIVPALLAEHAPPVVFGIVMGGAVAAMMSTADSLVLTLSSVVSRDLYRDHVNPDASPGRETWVGRVTAVVLLAGGLVLALARQETIIELAVYFIQGNALLLPVLIAPLYWRRVTATGALASVALGQGFFVAATFGPVPAGPFMPFVPALVLACAGLLLGSLLSPEPEPNETATLSFDP from the coding sequence ATGACGACCGTTGCACTCACGATCATCGCGCTGTACGTCGTCGTTACGATCGCAATCGGCTGGTACGGCTACGTTCGGACGGGACACACCCCCGCCGAGTACTTCTTGGCCGGTGGCACCCTCGGGGTCGTCGTGTTCCCGCTGACGATGTTCGCGACGCTGATGAGCGCGTTCATCTTTCTCGGCAGCGCTGGCTGGGGATACGAACACGGGATGGGCTGGTTCGCGTTGCTCGGCGTCGAAGTGATCGCCGGCATTCCGCTGGCGCTTATCGGTCTCAAGGTCTGGCGCGTCGGGAAGCGATACGGCGTCATCACGCCGACCGAACTCGTCGGTCGGATCTACGACAGCGACGCGACCAAACTGGTCGTACTCGTCGTCCAGTTCGTCTGGGCCGTTCCGTACCTGGCGATCCAGGCGATGGGTGGCGGAATCCTGTTCGAAACGATTACCGACGGTGCGATGTCGTTCACACAGGGTGCAGTACTGATCTCCGTCGTCACGGCCGTCTACCTCACTCTGGGCGGCCTGCGAAGCGTCGCGTGGTCGGACGTGTTACAGGGGCTGTCGATGGTCGTCTTGCTGATCGCGGCGCTCGTGTGGCTCTACCCATCGCTCGAGCCCACGGCGGCAGCGCAGACGCTCGCTACGGAGACGGGACATCTCGAACCCGCGGGCGATCGAGGGTTCTTCACACCCGGGATCTGGCTGTCGTTCCTGCTGATGAACACGATGGCGATCATCGCCTATCCGCAGATGTTCCAGCGGTTTCTCGCGGCCGAAGACGAGCGCGCGTTTCGATCGCTGCTGGTCTGGTGGCCGATCATGGTCGTCGTTGCCGTGCTCGTTCCCGTGTTGCTCGGCGTCTGGGGGGCAGCGGCGATGCCCGGTCTCGAGGATCCGGATACGATCGTCCCTGCGCTGCTCGCCGAACACGCTCCACCGGTCGTGTTTGGAATCGTCATGGGTGGTGCGGTAGCTGCGATGATGAGCACCGCCGACAGTCTCGTGTTGACGCTCTCGTCGGTGGTCTCGCGCGACCTGTACCGGGACCACGTGAACCCGGACGCGAGTCCGGGCCGCGAGACGTGGGTCGGGCGCGTCACTGCCGTCGTCTTGCTTGCTGGCGGGCTCGTCCTCGCACTGGCTCGACAGGAGACGATCATCGAACTCGCGGTGTATTTCATTCAGGGCAACGCGCTCTTGTTGCCGGTGTTGATCGCACCGCTTTACTGGAGGCGCGTCACAGCTACTGGTGCCCTCGCTTCGGTCGCGCTCGGGCAGGGCTTTTTCGTCGCCGCGACGTTCGGACCGGTCCCGGCGGGACCGTTTATGCCGTTCGTCCCCGCCCTGGTGCTTGCCTGTGCCGGACTGCTACTCGGCTCGCTTCTCTCTCCCGAACCGGAACCGAACGAAACCGCTACGCTGTCGTTCGACCCGTAA